From Calditrichota bacterium, one genomic window encodes:
- a CDS encoding IS481 family transposase — protein MKRVETDTTPFSQVCADFGVSRKTGYKWLRRYRAFGEAGLNDRSHRPAKSPNHCSPEMEAVIVGLRQRYPRMGGRKINAFLKRHGYNDVPAPSTVSDILRRQGLIDPVEARKHKPFIRFEHAAPNDLWQMDFKGHFSLLRGRCHPLTVIDDHSRFCVGLVACPHERGSLVQEVLTNIFREYGLPNRMSMDNGSPWGRDGLHQVTTLTVWLMRIGIKITHSAPYHPQTQGKDERFHRSLKEELLTQIVLEDLQQAQQQFEIWKSFYNCQRPHEAISMQVPADRYRSSSRGFPEKLPEIVYDCGAIVRKVQRNGEIYFRNRTFRVSSALGSMPVELRSNGDNGLFDVYFCNQRVDTVHWDQPYE, from the coding sequence ATCAAGCGGGTAGAAACCGACACTACCCCCTTCAGTCAGGTTTGCGCTGACTTCGGTGTCAGCCGCAAGACCGGATACAAGTGGCTGAGACGTTATCGCGCCTTTGGCGAAGCCGGTCTGAACGACCGGTCGCATCGTCCGGCGAAAAGTCCTAACCACTGTTCCCCCGAGATGGAAGCGGTCATCGTTGGACTTCGCCAGCGCTATCCCCGCATGGGCGGACGCAAGATCAACGCATTCCTGAAACGCCACGGCTATAATGACGTTCCAGCGCCGAGCACGGTCAGTGATATTCTGCGACGCCAAGGTTTGATTGATCCGGTTGAAGCGCGAAAACACAAACCGTTCATCCGGTTCGAACACGCAGCGCCTAATGATCTTTGGCAAATGGACTTCAAAGGCCATTTCTCCCTGCTGCGGGGACGTTGTCATCCCCTGACCGTGATCGACGATCACTCACGCTTCTGCGTCGGTCTGGTCGCCTGTCCCCACGAAAGGGGCTCCTTAGTGCAGGAAGTCCTGACCAACATCTTCCGTGAGTATGGGTTGCCCAACAGAATGAGCATGGACAACGGTAGTCCCTGGGGACGCGACGGACTCCACCAGGTCACCACCCTGACCGTCTGGCTGATGCGGATAGGAATCAAGATTACACACTCCGCGCCGTATCATCCGCAGACCCAGGGCAAAGACGAGCGCTTTCATCGTTCCCTGAAAGAAGAACTCCTGACACAAATTGTGCTCGAAGACTTACAACAGGCACAGCAACAATTCGAAATCTGGAAATCGTTCTACAACTGCCAGAGACCGCATGAGGCGATCTCCATGCAGGTGCCAGCTGACCGCTATCGGTCGAGTAGCCGCGGCTTCCCCGAAAAACTGCCGGAAATCGTTTATGACTGCGGCGCTATTGTGCGCAAGGTTCAGCGAAATGGCGAAATCTACTTCCGCAACCGCACGTTCCGGGTGAGCAGCGCTTTAGGCAGCATGCCGGTAGAACTCAGATCAAATGGCGATAACGGCCTATTCGATGTATATTTCTGTAATCAAAGGGTCGATACCGTTCATTGGGATCAACCCTATGAATAA